A window from Oncorhynchus mykiss isolate Arlee chromosome 9, USDA_OmykA_1.1, whole genome shotgun sequence encodes these proteins:
- the slc66a1 gene encoding lysosomal amino acid transporter 1 homolog isoform X2, which translates to MSLNMGSADGVLKWGSFGWNTDGNFSSVCPNGSVWVWEGLGECAQDARDMASVILGLLSIVCFMVSSLPQYYSSCKSGNMDSALSIWFLLLWLGGDSCNLVGSFLADQLPLQTYTAVYYVLADLLMLGLYFYYVSKHRMNNNRSVLNVVGVVYILGFFASLIALPGSGSQQDVVLSGFKGRALLSTTVDSVKAFSTKEIIGFTIGSISSVLYLCSRLPQMHTNYTRKSTEGVSYFLFALVILGNTTYGLSVLLKNPEQGQGEGSYVIHHLPWLIGSLGTLSLDILISVQFLIYRNNAPLELESQHDERAPLLDK; encoded by the exons ATGAGCCTGAATATGGGGTCAGCTGATGGTGTCCTCAAGTGGGGGTCTTTTGGATGGAACACTGATGGAAACTTCAGCTCTGTATGCCCCAATGGATCGGTATGGGTTTGGGAAGGGCTGGGGGAATGTGCCCAGGACGCCAGGGACATGGCCAGTGTCATCCTGGGTCTGCTGTCTATAGTGTGCTTCATGGTTTCTTCTCTGCC GCAATACTACAGCTCTTGTAAGAGTGGGAATATGGACAGTGCCTTGTCCATTTGGTTTCTGTTGCTGTGGCTGGGGGGTGACTCCTGCAATCTTGTAGGCTCATTCTTAGCTGACCAACTGCCTCTACAG ACATACACAGCAGTGTATTATGTCCTGGCTGACTTATTGATGCTGGGATTGTACTTTTACTACGTATCTAAGCACAGGATGAATAACA ACAGGTCGGTTCTAAATGTAGTTGGTGTAGTCTATATACTGGGCTTCTTTGCCAGCCTCATTGCCTTACCTGGGTCAGGGTCCCAACAGGATGTGGTCCTCTCTGGGTTTAAGGGGCGGGCCTTGCTGTCAACCACTGTGGACAGTGTTAAG GCTTTCAGCACCAAGGAGATTATTGGGTTTACCATTGGCTCCATATCCTCAGTGCTCTACCTCTGTTCCAGACTGCCACAGATGCACACTAAT TACACAAGGAAGTCGACGGAGGGTGTGTCCTACTTCCTGTTTGCCCTGGTCATCCTGGGTAACACTACGTACGGCCTGAGTGTGCTGCTAAAGAACCCTGAGCAAGGCCAGGGAGAGGGAAGCTACGTCATCCACCACCTGCCCTGGCTCATAGGAAGCCTGGGCACCCTCTCTCTAGACATCCTG ATCTCCGTACAGTTCCTGATATACCGCAATAATGCACCTCTGGAGTTGGAATCGCAGCATGATGAGAGAGCTCCTCTGCTGGACAAATGA
- the slc66a1 gene encoding lysosomal amino acid transporter 1 homolog isoform X1 has protein sequence MFQAKICGRSEHQMYMISLNFHSFMKKCKACRSSETVGRRLKRALGLPGHFNNHPINSMSLNMGSADGVLKWGSFGWNTDGNFSSVCPNGSVWVWEGLGECAQDARDMASVILGLLSIVCFMVSSLPQYYSSCKSGNMDSALSIWFLLLWLGGDSCNLVGSFLADQLPLQTYTAVYYVLADLLMLGLYFYYVSKHRMNNNRSVLNVVGVVYILGFFASLIALPGSGSQQDVVLSGFKGRALLSTTVDSVKAFSTKEIIGFTIGSISSVLYLCSRLPQMHTNYTRKSTEGVSYFLFALVILGNTTYGLSVLLKNPEQGQGEGSYVIHHLPWLIGSLGTLSLDILISVQFLIYRNNAPLELESQHDERAPLLDK, from the exons ATGTTTCAGGCAAAAATATGCGGCCGCAGCGAACATCAGATGTACATGATAAGTCTTAATTTTCACAGCTTTATGAAAAAATGTAAAGCCTGTAGATCTTCGGAGACCGTGGGGAG ACGTCTGAAAAGGGCATTGGGCCTCCCTGGACACTTCAATAACCACCCAATAAACAG CATGAGCCTGAATATGGGGTCAGCTGATGGTGTCCTCAAGTGGGGGTCTTTTGGATGGAACACTGATGGAAACTTCAGCTCTGTATGCCCCAATGGATCGGTATGGGTTTGGGAAGGGCTGGGGGAATGTGCCCAGGACGCCAGGGACATGGCCAGTGTCATCCTGGGTCTGCTGTCTATAGTGTGCTTCATGGTTTCTTCTCTGCC GCAATACTACAGCTCTTGTAAGAGTGGGAATATGGACAGTGCCTTGTCCATTTGGTTTCTGTTGCTGTGGCTGGGGGGTGACTCCTGCAATCTTGTAGGCTCATTCTTAGCTGACCAACTGCCTCTACAG ACATACACAGCAGTGTATTATGTCCTGGCTGACTTATTGATGCTGGGATTGTACTTTTACTACGTATCTAAGCACAGGATGAATAACA ACAGGTCGGTTCTAAATGTAGTTGGTGTAGTCTATATACTGGGCTTCTTTGCCAGCCTCATTGCCTTACCTGGGTCAGGGTCCCAACAGGATGTGGTCCTCTCTGGGTTTAAGGGGCGGGCCTTGCTGTCAACCACTGTGGACAGTGTTAAG GCTTTCAGCACCAAGGAGATTATTGGGTTTACCATTGGCTCCATATCCTCAGTGCTCTACCTCTGTTCCAGACTGCCACAGATGCACACTAAT TACACAAGGAAGTCGACGGAGGGTGTGTCCTACTTCCTGTTTGCCCTGGTCATCCTGGGTAACACTACGTACGGCCTGAGTGTGCTGCTAAAGAACCCTGAGCAAGGCCAGGGAGAGGGAAGCTACGTCATCCACCACCTGCCCTGGCTCATAGGAAGCCTGGGCACCCTCTCTCTAGACATCCTG ATCTCCGTACAGTTCCTGATATACCGCAATAATGCACCTCTGGAGTTGGAATCGCAGCATGATGAGAGAGCTCCTCTGCTGGACAAATGA